The Gemmatimonadota bacterium nucleotide sequence TTCGTCTTCCTCTACATGTGGGTGCGCTGGACTGTGCCTCGCTTCCGCTACGACCAGGTCATGCACCTGGGGTGGAAAGTGCTGATCCCGGCCGTACTGCTGTATATCGGCCTGGTGGGCACCAGCATGCTGGTCATCGAGGAGCTGGGCATCCCGTTTGGCCCGGGCTACGGCTGGATCCTGACCGCGGTCAACCTGGGCGCCATGGCCGTCTTCTTCCTGCTGCTGGACAGGGATCGCGGCATCGCGGGCGCCGCCACGCGGCGCGCGTCGCGGGGCGAGCCGCTGCGCCAGCCGGCGCTGGCCACGGCGGGTGCACCGGGTCTCGGCGCCTCGGCGGGCGGTGGAGAGGAGTAGGCGCATGGCCATCGGCGTGAAGACCATGAAGCGGCCGGCGGGCACGACATCGTACCTGCGCGCTACCTTGCGGGGGATGACGCTGACGTTCAAGCACCTCGTCGATCCCCACAAGGTCACGATCCAGTACCCGGAGGAGAAGTCGGAGCTCGCTCCGCGCTGGCGCGGCACGCACCGCATGGCCGTGCACGCGGACGGCCGCCCCAAGTGCGTAGCCTGCGGGCTCTGCCCGACGGTTTGCCCCTCCCTCTGCATCCGCCT carries:
- a CDS encoding NADH-quinone oxidoreductase subunit I, encoding MKRPAGTTSYLRATLRGMTLTFKHLVDPHKVTIQYPEEKSELAPRWRGTHRMAVHADGRPKCVACGLCPTVCPSLCIRLVPGEDEQGNRYPVVFEIDEFRCIFCGMCQEVCPVEAIHLGQDYENSEYTREGFIYDLDRLMAQDHAYTALWDPSDPA